A portion of the Thermoproteota archaeon genome contains these proteins:
- a CDS encoding chloride channel protein — protein MIEPKREIRKREDRMKLYRAVKRYGRLEILSMIVGAISGLAAVSLDFAIEVFRDFLEYLESMYTLGSLDIGLILAPTLGGLVSGIITWKIAPEVRGHGIPSVLEAFLHKQGIIRPRVPIARILSSGALIGLGGSAGREGPVGQVGAGLGSFLAQVFKLPIRPRRILLISGLSAGIAAAFDAPLGGVLFGVEVLTGSVHPVELIPAFLASISAVSVSWTLRGAKPIISIPSLPLPNPVELAPLLGLGVVIALVSRIWVDALYGAEDRFRDVELPEWLKPSLGGLGTGLIAYWSLGWGIMGPGFDGLNRILSGQGWLEFLVMLALLKLLATSLSIGSGGSGGIFTPTLFIGAAVGAAYGQVLHAISPSLFPHPELFAVAGMAAHFTAAARAPLTAVVLVTELARSYALIPALISSCATSYFLSLFLLRSTMYTRELEEKGERVVQVGMETLDRVRVEDVMVRNVVTVTSDKSLEEVHELMLHTHHMGFPVVDAQGNLKGMVTFEDLMRVHRRLWPKVKVEGVMRGKILSVRPDDTVHTAVEKMLRCGVGRLPVIEDGKLVGLITKTDVLKAYGKAVSMKDLDEAASI, from the coding sequence TTGATCGAGCCGAAGAGGGAGATAAGGAAAAGAGAGGACAGGATGAAGCTCTATAGGGCTGTGAAGAGGTACGGTAGGCTCGAAATTCTCTCCATGATAGTCGGTGCCATCTCGGGTCTGGCCGCGGTCTCCTTGGATTTCGCCATAGAGGTGTTCAGGGATTTCCTAGAGTATTTGGAGAGTATGTATACGCTCGGTTCCTTGGATATCGGACTGATCCTAGCCCCGACCTTGGGAGGTCTGGTTTCGGGGATCATCACTTGGAAGATAGCCCCTGAGGTGAGGGGCCACGGTATCCCCAGCGTGCTGGAAGCGTTCCTCCACAAGCAGGGTATCATCAGGCCCAGAGTACCCATAGCGAGGATCCTCTCCTCCGGTGCTCTCATAGGTCTGGGTGGGAGCGCTGGGAGGGAGGGGCCGGTCGGTCAGGTCGGCGCGGGCCTCGGTTCCTTCCTAGCCCAGGTCTTCAAGTTGCCCATACGTCCTAGGAGGATACTCCTGATATCCGGCCTCTCGGCGGGGATAGCGGCGGCCTTCGACGCCCCCCTCGGTGGAGTCCTGTTCGGAGTAGAGGTCTTAACGGGCTCCGTCCATCCAGTGGAGCTGATTCCCGCATTTCTGGCTTCCATCTCAGCTGTATCCGTCTCTTGGACGCTCAGGGGGGCCAAGCCCATAATCTCAATACCCTCCCTTCCCCTGCCCAACCCCGTAGAGCTCGCACCACTCTTAGGACTAGGTGTTGTGATAGCCCTAGTATCTAGGATATGGGTTGACGCCCTGTACGGTGCTGAAGATCGTTTCAGGGACGTAGAACTCCCAGAATGGCTGAAACCCTCGTTGGGTGGGTTAGGAACCGGTCTGATAGCTTACTGGTCCCTAGGTTGGGGGATAATGGGACCCGGCTTCGATGGACTCAACAGGATACTCTCCGGGCAAGGGTGGCTCGAGTTCCTCGTCATGCTGGCCCTCCTCAAACTACTAGCCACATCTCTCTCGATAGGATCTGGGGGGTCTGGGGGGATATTCACGCCGACGCTCTTCATAGGGGCCGCCGTAGGCGCGGCCTATGGACAGGTCCTCCACGCCATAAGCCCCTCTCTCTTCCCCCATCCTGAGCTGTTCGCCGTAGCGGGAATGGCGGCACATTTCACAGCAGCAGCTAGGGCGCCCCTCACGGCCGTTGTGCTGGTCACCGAGCTTGCTAGGAGCTACGCCCTGATCCCCGCCCTGATATCTTCCTGCGCCACCTCGTACTTCCTCTCCCTCTTCCTCCTGAGGAGCACTATGTACACTAGGGAGCTGGAGGAGAAGGGGGAGAGGGTAGTGCAGGTGGGAATGGAGACCCTAGACAGAGTTAGAGTGGAGGACGTGATGGTGAGGAATGTGGTTACGGTCACATCGGATAAGAGCTTGGAGGAGGTGCACGAGCTCATGCTTCATACCCATCACATGGGCTTCCCCGTGGTGGACGCCCAGGGGAACCTGAAGGGGATGGTGACGTTTGAGGACCTCATGAGAGTTCACAGGAGGCTCTGGCCCAAGGTGAAGGTGGAAGGGGTTATGAGGGGAAAGATACTGAGCGTGAGGCCCGACGACACCGTCCACACCGCCGTGGAGAAGATGCTGAGATGCGGGGTAGGGAGGCTCCCGGTCATAGAGGATGGGAAGCTAGTAGGTCTTATAACCAAGACGGATGTCTTGAAGGCCTACGGAAAGGCCGTGTCCATGAAGGACTTGGATGAAGCTGCCTCAATCTGA
- a CDS encoding creatininase family protein, whose translation MDKVFLHRLSYEEARDYFSRRDLVIIPVGSVEQHGPANPLGTDTLIALALAREAASRSGILSLPAIPFGISFHHMGFPGTVTVSEESLASYLLDVIRSLSKWGVKKVLVVNGHGGNLPTLQIVARKAMDELGIRVYVYQWWTSGSKVLSELFGEDERGHASGAETSLNMHLHPELVRSERLVDEEPRGSFENRVFRFVYTHEMSDSGVFGRQSSSSPERGAALFERLVEDLLMVLREIEGRR comes from the coding sequence ATGGACAAGGTATTCCTTCATCGGCTGAGTTACGAGGAGGCTCGAGACTATTTCTCTAGGAGGGACCTCGTCATCATTCCGGTGGGATCGGTCGAGCAGCACGGGCCGGCCAATCCCCTCGGGACGGACACGCTTATAGCCTTGGCCCTAGCTAGAGAGGCCGCATCCAGATCGGGGATCCTCTCTCTACCTGCGATACCCTTCGGGATATCCTTCCATCACATGGGCTTCCCCGGAACGGTGACGGTCAGCGAGGAGTCTCTAGCCAGCTACCTGCTCGATGTGATCAGGTCCCTCTCCAAGTGGGGGGTGAAGAAGGTTTTAGTGGTGAACGGTCACGGCGGAAACCTTCCCACCCTTCAAATAGTGGCGAGGAAGGCCATGGACGAGCTGGGGATCAGGGTCTACGTCTACCAGTGGTGGACCTCCGGATCCAAGGTGCTCTCGGAGCTCTTCGGCGAGGACGAGAGGGGTCACGCATCGGGAGCGGAGACCTCCCTGAACATGCACCTCCACCCGGAGCTGGTCAGGAGCGAGAGACTCGTTGACGAGGAGCCCAGGGGATCGTTCGAGAATAGGGTTTTCCGCTTCGTCTACACCCACGAGATGTCGGATTCCGGGGTGTTCGGCAGGCAGAGCTCCTCGAGCCCGGAGAGAGGGGCAGCGTTATTCGAGAGGCTAGTGGAGGATCTGCTGATGGTCTTGAGGGAGATAGAGGGAAGGAGGTGA
- a CDS encoding branched-chain amino acid ABC transporter permease: MERDRTLVYAVCLVAAIFPLLSGEYTTRVAIGALKYVVLAISFDILARTGNLSVGHAALFGIGAYAAALSNVYFNVPMELGPLVGGLAVLPMAVALGFLTLRMRGAYFSIATLAFAEAMRVLFLYARGVTLGAMGVGVPPIFGGNVVVDYYVILGIAIMSILLVLLLEKTGVNYAFSAIRENEDAASVLGVNPTKYKVLAFALSALLAGAAGGFDAGYTTYVYPYEAFSVAISVAAMIMPIFGGLYTIEGPVLGAVVIYLAEEVLRGWLPFGYTLIYGLALIISILYLPMGIVGLLRGKKGKNWLESLKAVK; this comes from the coding sequence ATGGAGAGGGATAGGACCTTGGTGTACGCCGTCTGCCTAGTCGCTGCCATCTTCCCACTGCTGAGCGGCGAGTACACCACTAGAGTGGCCATAGGGGCCCTCAAGTACGTGGTGCTGGCCATAAGCTTCGACATCCTAGCTAGGACCGGTAACTTGAGCGTCGGTCACGCTGCCCTCTTCGGCATAGGGGCCTACGCGGCTGCCCTCTCCAATGTCTACTTTAACGTGCCCATGGAACTGGGTCCCTTGGTGGGTGGACTGGCTGTTCTACCAATGGCCGTCGCCCTGGGCTTCCTGACCCTCAGGATGAGGGGGGCCTACTTCTCGATAGCTACGTTGGCATTCGCCGAGGCGATGAGGGTGCTCTTCCTGTACGCCAGAGGCGTCACCTTAGGCGCCATGGGTGTGGGGGTGCCTCCGATCTTCGGGGGCAATGTGGTCGTGGACTATTACGTGATCCTAGGGATAGCGATAATGAGCATCCTCCTAGTCTTGCTGCTGGAGAAGACCGGCGTGAATTACGCGTTCTCCGCTATAAGAGAGAATGAGGATGCTGCGTCCGTGCTGGGCGTCAATCCGACGAAGTACAAGGTGCTGGCCTTCGCTCTTAGCGCGCTTCTAGCCGGAGCGGCCGGGGGATTCGACGCCGGCTACACCACATACGTCTACCCCTACGAGGCCTTCTCCGTCGCCATATCCGTGGCGGCAATGATAATGCCCATCTTCGGGGGGCTCTACACGATAGAGGGTCCCGTACTGGGTGCCGTTGTCATATACCTCGCCGAGGAGGTGTTGAGGGGCTGGCTCCCCTTCGGCTACACCCTCATCTACGGGCTGGCCCTCATCATATCGATCCTCTACCTGCCGATGGGGATTGTGGGGCTCCTCAGGGGGAAGAAGGGGAAGAACTGGCTCGAGTCCCTGAAAGCAGTGAAGTGA
- a CDS encoding branched-chain amino acid ABC transporter permease: MQSELVLQVVVNGILLGGFYALVTLGLNLIFGVMDVTNFAHGDLIMLAAYFSYWAAELLGMDPITFIPVNAALMFLVGLAFYRAALKPVLKAPAYNQIALTFGFSIFLQSLALILWTSDMRQIEVPYASSVLQLGPVSVGLGKLIAFLIAFGFTLGFLVFLSRTKLGGAMRSVSQDPMAASLMGIDVDRIYLLTSGIASLLAGVAGSLVTLNLYINPFIGGELTLKAFGVVILGGMGSYLGMIVASMVLGLAEAFVGAFVPQGGSLAPGIAFAVIVAVLALRPKGLFGR; encoded by the coding sequence ATGCAGTCAGAGCTGGTGCTGCAGGTCGTGGTGAACGGCATCCTTCTGGGTGGATTCTACGCGCTAGTCACCTTGGGACTGAACCTGATATTCGGGGTCATGGACGTGACGAACTTCGCCCACGGAGATCTGATCATGCTAGCTGCCTACTTCTCCTATTGGGCGGCCGAGCTCCTAGGCATGGATCCAATAACCTTCATCCCCGTGAATGCAGCGCTCATGTTCCTCGTCGGGTTAGCTTTCTACAGAGCCGCCCTGAAACCTGTGCTAAAGGCTCCGGCCTACAACCAGATCGCCCTGACCTTCGGCTTCTCCATATTCCTCCAGAGCCTGGCGCTCATACTCTGGACCAGCGACATGAGGCAGATAGAGGTCCCCTACGCCTCAAGCGTCCTGCAGCTCGGTCCGGTGAGCGTGGGGCTGGGAAAGCTGATAGCCTTCCTTATAGCCTTCGGCTTCACTCTCGGGTTCCTCGTTTTTCTGAGCAGGACGAAGCTCGGCGGGGCAATGAGGTCCGTGAGTCAAGATCCCATGGCCGCCTCCCTTATGGGAATAGACGTGGACAGGATCTACCTGCTCACCTCCGGCATCGCCAGCCTTCTGGCGGGGGTTGCTGGCTCCTTAGTGACCCTCAACCTGTACATAAACCCGTTCATAGGCGGGGAGCTGACCCTGAAGGCCTTCGGCGTCGTCATACTGGGGGGAATGGGGAGCTACCTAGGAATGATAGTGGCCAGCATGGTTCTCGGCCTAGCAGAAGCTTTTGTAGGGGCGTTCGTGCCCCAAGGTGGAAGCTTGGCGCCGGGGATAGCGTTCGCCGTGATAGTGGCCGTGCTAGCGCTGAGGCCCAAGGGGCTGTTCGGGAGGTGA